In Pyrus communis chromosome 1, drPyrComm1.1, whole genome shotgun sequence, the following are encoded in one genomic region:
- the LOC137743106 gene encoding probable dolichyl pyrophosphate Man9GlcNAc2 alpha-1,3-glucosyltransferase yields the protein MDKTSKKKGNFRKGKDEKLIVESDGWWWLIHRGITASFLSIALFSLLVRAAVSLHPYSGAGNPPKFGDFEAQRHWMEITINLPINQWYRNSTVNDLGYWGLDYPPLTAYQSYVHGLFLRHFSPESVALFASRGHESYLGKLLMRWTVLSSDALVFFPAVLYFVLVYYAGQNPSRQRSDIAWHIAIILLNPCLILIDHGHFQYNCISLGLTVGAIASVLSDKDLVACVLYSLALNHKQMSAYFAPAFFSHLLGKCLKRRYPVLEVLKLGLVVLGTFVVVWWPYVHSTEAFFGVLSRLAPFERGIFEDYVANFWCTTSVLVKWKRLFPTQSLKLISLGATVSTFLPSMIQQIWAPSKPGFLYGLLNSAFSFYLFSFQVHEKSILLPLLPASLLAMEEPFLFTWMTLYALFSMFPLLHRDKLVLPYLALSALFVLLNHVPNGRRTTRDTSALRSFVIAVSVLCSVVLHVVYLSMHPPARYPFLFEALIMLVCFSQFVFLTVYTNAKQWMLLKHSDLVDKEKKLL from the exons atgGACAAGACCTCCAAAAAGAAGGGTAATTTTAGAAAGGGCAAGGATGAAAAGCTGATTGTTGAATCTGATGGTTGGTGGTGGTTGATCCACAGGGGAATCACAGCTTCCTTCTTGTCCATTGCATTGTTCTCCTTGTTGGTTCGAGCCGCGGTCTCGCTGCATCCTTACTCTGGTGCTGGAAATCCTCCCAAGTTTGGGGACTTTGAAGCACAGAGGCATTGGATGGAGATCACTATCAATCTGCCAATCAACCAATGGTATCGAAACAGTACTGTCAATGATCTCGGATACTGGGGTCTTGACTACCCTCCTCTCACTGCCTATCAGAGTTATGTTCATGGCCTTTTCCTCAGACATTTCAGTCCTGAGTCAGTTGCGCTTTTCGCTTCCCGTGGCCATGAGTCCTATTTGGGAAAACTACTCATGAGGTGGACGGTGTTGTCATCTGATGCCTTGGTGTTCTTTCCTGCTGTTTTATACTTTGTTCTTGTTTACTATGCTGGTCAAAATCCAAGTCGCCAAAGGAGTGACATAGCGTGGCATATCGCAATTATTTTACTTAATCCTTGTCTCATCCTAATTGATCATGGTCACTTCCAG TATAATTGCATCAGCTTGGGTCTGACTGTGGGAGCTATTGCCTCTGTTCTTTCGGATAAAGATCTTGTAGCCTGTGTCCTATACAGTCTTGCTCTCAACCACAAACAG ATGAGTGCGTATTTTGCTCCTGCATTTTTCAGTCATCTCCTGGGTAAATGCCTAAAGCGCCGGTATCCTGTTCTAGAAGTGTTAAAACTTGGCCTTGTGGTCCTGGGAACGTTTGTTGTTGTATGGTGGCCATATGTTCATTCAACGGAAGCCTTTTTTGGG GTTCTCTCTCGTCTTGCTCCTTTTGAGAGAGGGATATTTGAGGATTATGTGGCTAACTTCTGGTGCACCACTTCGGTTCTTGTAAAATGGAAGAGATTATTTCCAACACAGTCCCTGAAGCTCATCAGCTTGGGTGCAACTGTTTCTACTTTCCTGCCTTCAATGATTCAGCAGATATGGGCTCCGAGCAAGCCGGGTTTCCTTTATGGGTTGCTGAATAGTGCTTTCTCGTTTTATCTCTTCTCATTCCAAG TGCACGAGAAGTCTATTTTACTACCTCTCCTGCCAGCAAGTCTTTTGGCAATGGAAGAACCATTTCTTTTTACCTGGATGACACTTTACGCCTTGTTCTCAATGTTCCCTCTTCTACACCGTGACAAACTGGTTCTACCCTATCTTGCACTATCTGCTCTCTTTGTCCTTTTAAACCATGTGCCGAATGGAAGACGGACCACAAGGGACACAAGCGCCTTGAGATCATTTGTGATCGCAGTCTCTGTCTTGTGCTCAGTCGTTCTTCATGTTGTTTATTTAAGCATGCATCCCCCCGCCCGGTATCCTTTCCTTTTTGAAGCTTTGATAATGCTCGTTTGCTTCTCGCAGTTCGTCTTTCTTACTGTTTACACCAATGCAAAACAATGGATGTTGCTTAAACACTCCGACTTGGTGGATAAAGAAAAGAAGCTCCTTTGA
- the LOC137740287 gene encoding uncharacterized protein has protein sequence MDFTTQIRAARRRRRSNGILHGIFMKLSLLLLLSFLPNPTNASIHIYDNQTFREVGNAYLLPGGSEGIAATLSAPSYIRFEKITFWRSKDAAKKLSDMEHSTGLIQVIIFEAADRNNIGGSAYGGQRDICCSPDLAKMEGCKQGEVIRRPSATDNKWPIVLNVQFSGNFLHTNMDYQEILIPKTGMYNLFFVACDPKLKGVTMSGKTLWKNPDGYLPGRMAPLMKFYVFMSLAYVLLGIIWFTQYVRFWKDILQLQHCITAVIALGLFEMILWYCDYDNFNSTGMRPIVVTTLVVTVGAVRKTVSRLLILIVSMGYGVVRPTLGGLTSKVILLGITFFLATELLNITEYVGTINDVSGRARLFLVLPDAFLDAFLILWIFTSLSKTLEQLQAKRSSVKLDMYRKFSNALAVAVIASVAWIVYEVYFKATDPFNEKWQSAWVITAFWDILAFALLCVICYLWAPSQSSQRYAYSDEVGEESDDEESQALTRGKPEGDISLTKQERIESAEDFDEDDTEEDKRE, from the exons ATGGATTTCACAACCCAGATTCGAGCggcgagaagaagaagaagaagcaacgGCATTCTCCATGGCATTTTCATGAAGCTCTCTCTGCTTCTCCTACTGTCATTCCTTCCAAATCCCACAAACGCCTCGATCCACATCTACGACAACCAAACCTTCAGAGAAGTCGGCAATGCTTACCTTCTACCCGGCGGCAGCGAAGGCATCGCCGCCACTCTCTCTGCCCCTTCTTACATTCG ATTTGAGAAAATCACCTTCTGGAGGAGCAAGGATGCTGCTAAGAAGCTTTCAGACATGGAGCATAGTACTGGGTTGATACAAGTTATAATATTTGAGGCAGCTGATCGTAATAATATTGGTGGTTCTGCTTATGGTGGACAAAGGGATATATGTTGCTCTCCTGATCTCGCTAAGATGGAAGGTTGTAAGCAAGGTGAAGTCATTAGGAGACCTTCTGCAACAGATAATAAATGGCCTATTGTTTTAAATGTACAGTTCAGTGGGAACTTCCTGCACACAAACATGGATTATCAAGAGATTTTAATCCCAAAAACTGGGATGTATAACTTGTTTTTTGTAGCATGTGATCCAAAACTGAAGGGAGTAACTATGAGCGGGAAGACTTTGTGGAAAAATCCTGATGGTTACCTACCGGGTCGAATGGCTCCACTAATGAAGTTTTATGTGTTTATGTCACTTGCTTATGTGTTGCTTGGAATAATTTGGTTCACTCAGTATGTGAGGTTTTGGAAGGATATTCTGCAACTTCAGCACTGCATCACAGCTGTTATTGCTCTTGGGTTGTTTGAGATGATTCTTTGGTATTGTGATTATGATAATTTTAATAGTACAGGGATGAGGCCAATTGTTGTTACAACATTGGTTGTGACGGTTGGAGCTGTGAGAAAAACAGTTTCCCGTCTTCTTATCCTCATTGTTTCCATGGGTTATGGTGTGGTGCGGCCCACTCTTGGGGGTCTTACCTCAAAGGTGATTCTCCTTGGAATAACATTTTTTCTGGCCACAGAGTTGCTTAATATTACAGAGTATGTGGGGACAATCAATGATGTATCTGGGAGAGCAAGATTATTTCTAGTTCTTCCTGATGCTTTCTTGGACGCATTTTTGATATTATGGATTTTtacctctctctctaaaacacTAGAGCAGCTACAg GCAAAGAGAAGCTCTGTCAAACTGGATATGTATAGGAAGTTCTCAAATGCATTAGCAGTCGCAGTCATTGCCTCAGTTGCATGGATAGTGTATGAG GTGTACTTTAAAGCAACAGATCCATTCAATGAGAAGTGGCAAAGTGCTTGGGTCATCACTGCTTTCTGGGATATTCTTGCATTTGCATTGCTGTGTGTTATCTGCTATCTTTGGGCTCCATCCCAGAGTTCTCAACG GTATGCTTACTCAGATGAAGTGGGAGAAGAATCTGACGATGAAGAATCTCAAGCTCTTACGAGGGGCAAGCCAGAGGGTGATATCAGCTTAACCAAGCAAGAGAGGATTGAAAGTGCTGAAGATTTTGATGAAGATGATACAGAAGAAGACAAAAGGGAATGA
- the LOC137715906 gene encoding partner of Y14 and mago-like produces MASSNNGSGGEGGDPPLKQLAELGKTLKEGERLLGPTRRPDGTLRKPIRIRAGYVPQEEVAIYQSKGALWKKEMASAAGPPGYDDTSVDTTKPKTKSVKRNERKKEKRIQAALEKEKTSESGETKEEEVENLGHVSEAVKSLASQMNELGVSSSPSLVTPPSDSTEDSSPAGPAQDIDKKIRALKKKIRLAEAQQQKANQQDVKSEQLDKLTKLEGWRKELKLLEDKKEAESVAL; encoded by the exons ATGGCGAGCAGTAACAATGGAAgcggaggagaaggaggagatCCGCCGCTTAAGCAATTGGCGGAGCTTGGCAAAACCCTAAAAGAAGGGGAGAGGCTTCTGGGGCCAACCCGACGACCCGACGGTACGCTCCGTAAACCAATCCGCATTCGGGCTGGATATGTCCCCCAAGAGGAAGTCGCCATTTACCAATCCAAAGGTGCTTTG TGGAAAAAGGAGATGGCCTCAGCGGCTGGACCTCCGGGTTATGATGATACTTCCGTTGATACAACGAAACCCAAGACTAAGTCTGTAAAGAGgaacgaaagaaaaaaagagaagcgGATACAG GCTGCTCTTGAGAAGGAGAAAACCTCGGAAAGTGGGGaaacaaaggaagaagaagttgAAAATTTGGGTCATGTATCAGAAGCTGTCAAGTCATTGGCATCTCAGATGAACGAGCTAGGTGTTTCTTCTAGTCCTTCTTTAGTTACCCCTCCCTCTGACTCAACTGAGGATTCGAGTCCAGCAGGTCCAGCTCAAGATATAGATAAAAAAATTCGAGCTCTTAAAAAGAAG ATTCGACTTGCAGAAGCTCAACAGCAGAAAGCTAATCAGCAAGATGTTAAGTCAGAACAGTTGGACAAGTTGACGAAACTGGAAGGTTGGCGTAAGGAGCTAAAGCTTTTGGAGGATAAAAAGGAGGCGGAATCGGTTGCACTGTAA
- the LOC137747898 gene encoding uncharacterized protein: protein MPKSKRDRQVTLSKTKKKGREHKETIVNTIRQAAEDYSSAYVFSFENMRNHKFKEFRDQLKSNSRFFLGSNKVMQIALGRLESDEIRPGLHKVSKVLHGDAGLCFTNLPKVEVERLFNEYEEHDFARTGSVSTEKVELKEGPLEQFSHEMEPFLRKQGMPVRLNKGVIELVSDFLVCDEGKPLSPESARILRLLGTKMASFRLHLICRWSPGDFEQYAPGPDDSGVESS from the exons ATGCCTAAGTCTAAGCGCGATCGACAAG TTACATTATCCAAGACAAAGAAGAAGGGAAGGGAACATAAAGAAACAATAGTAAATACAATTCGGCAGGCAGCGGAAGATTACAGTTCTGCTTATGTGTTCTCTTTTGAGAACATGCGGAATCACAAATTCAAGGAGTTCAGAGATCAGCTCAAATCAAACAGCAG GTTTTTCCTTGGCTCAAACAAAGTCATGCAAATTGCCTTAGGTCGGTTGGAATCTGATGAGATTAGACCAGGCCTCCACAAAGTTTCTAAG gTTCTGCATGGAGATGCTGGTCTATGTTTTACCAATTTGCCTAAGGTAGAGGTTGAAAG GTTATTCAATGAATATGAGGAGCATGACTTCGCAAGGACAGGAAGCGTTTCAACGGAAAAG GTGGAGCTTAAGGAGGGTCCTTTGGAGCAATTCAGTCATGAGATGGAGCCCTTTCTTAGAAAACAAGGGATGCCTGTCCGATTAAACAAAG GTGTTATCGAGCTTGTTTCAGACTTCCTTGTCTGTGATGAAGGAAAGCCTTTGTCACCTGAGTCAGCTCGGATACTG CGTTTGTTGGGAACCAAGATGGCTAGTTTCCGACTTCACTTGATTTGCAGATGGAGCCCTGGTGATTTTGAACAATATGCTCCAGGACCAGATGATTCAGGTGTCGAATCCTCGTAA